A DNA window from Paenibacillus andongensis contains the following coding sequences:
- a CDS encoding circularly permuted type 2 ATP-grasp protein: MSKPENLVTTPYDPRPFFDEMFVNSYSVRSHYQNVFLQFMSMKAGNLSKRQTATMKRMMEEGITFTLYSPDQAEALERTIPFDPIPRIIPRDEWLKLERGLQQRVKALNLFLKDIYHDQCILKDGIIPRKMVLSNCYFRPEMMRLSVPNDVYVTVSGIDLIRDEHGEYFVLEDNLRSPSGFSYLYKSRSIMTHLFPELVFSHSIQDIEHSLNVFLSALRRLSPSGKSDPVIGLLTPGCYNSAYFEHTFLAQQMGIQLVEGHDLVVIDHKVYIRGIKGLCQIDVLYRRIDDDFLDPLAFDPNSMLGVAGIMNAYRAGNINIVNAPGTGVADDKAIYAYVPDMIRYYLNEEPILNNVPTYILSRPEERDHVLQHLDEMVVKETSLSGGYGMLIGPSASESELADFRLKIIANPERYIAQPTIQLSRAPVMMDGQMAARHIDLRAFVIAGESIQVIPGGLTRVALKEGSLVVNSSQGGGCKDTWVTHS, translated from the coding sequence ATGTCCAAACCTGAGAATCTGGTCACCACCCCCTATGATCCCCGTCCTTTTTTTGATGAGATGTTTGTGAACTCCTATTCGGTAAGATCACATTATCAAAATGTTTTCCTTCAGTTCATGTCTATGAAGGCGGGGAATTTGAGTAAGCGCCAGACGGCCACCATGAAACGCATGATGGAAGAAGGAATTACGTTTACACTCTACAGCCCTGATCAAGCGGAAGCATTGGAACGAACCATCCCTTTCGATCCGATCCCACGAATCATTCCACGGGATGAATGGCTCAAGCTAGAACGAGGGCTTCAGCAGCGTGTTAAGGCGCTTAATCTATTTCTCAAGGATATTTATCATGACCAGTGCATCTTAAAGGACGGTATTATTCCTAGGAAAATGGTTCTTTCCAATTGCTATTTCCGACCTGAAATGATGCGTCTATCCGTTCCGAATGATGTGTACGTAACTGTATCAGGTATCGATTTAATTCGCGATGAGCATGGCGAATATTTCGTCCTAGAGGATAATTTGCGATCACCTTCAGGCTTCTCTTATTTGTATAAAAGCCGTTCCATCATGACGCACTTATTCCCTGAGCTCGTTTTTAGCCATTCGATCCAAGATATTGAACATAGCTTAAATGTGTTTCTATCCGCATTGCGCAGGCTTAGCCCTTCGGGAAAATCTGATCCTGTCATTGGCTTATTGACCCCAGGCTGCTACAATTCAGCTTACTTCGAACATACGTTCCTTGCCCAGCAAATGGGCATCCAGCTTGTTGAAGGGCACGATCTCGTCGTCATTGATCATAAGGTCTATATTCGCGGGATCAAGGGACTCTGCCAAATCGATGTCTTATATCGAAGAATCGACGACGATTTCTTGGATCCACTTGCTTTTGATCCGAACTCGATGTTAGGTGTAGCTGGAATCATGAATGCTTATCGTGCGGGTAATATTAACATCGTGAATGCCCCTGGAACCGGAGTGGCCGACGACAAAGCCATTTATGCCTATGTTCCAGACATGATTCGTTACTATTTGAACGAAGAACCTATTCTGAATAATGTGCCTACTTATATCCTTTCTAGACCGGAAGAACGTGATCACGTGCTGCAGCATCTAGATGAAATGGTCGTCAAAGAGACCTCGCTCTCCGGCGGTTACGGTATGCTCATTGGGCCTTCGGCCTCTGAGAGTGAGTTGGCAGATTTTCGGCTTAAAATTATTGCGAATCCCGAGCGCTATATCGCTCAACCAACGATTCAGCTTTCCAGAGCTCCTGTCATGATGGACGGTCAAATGGCTGCACGGCATATCGATCTTCGGGCCTTCGTCATCGCCGGCGAGAGCATTCAGGTTATACCTGGCGGACTCACCCGGGTAGCATTGAAGGAAGGTTCACTTGTAGTGAACTCCTCGCAGGGTGGGGGATGCAAGGACACGTGGGTCACTCATTCATAG
- a CDS encoding alpha-E domain-containing protein, translated as MVMMGRTAEALFWIGRYTERTENHARLIDVYYHIREEKETSSDQSWSRLIDTIGDRAAFTEQYGSFTEQHVLQYITLDKNNSNSLLACTNHARSNLRNIREKMPAELWDIMNGLYLWLKEKEVRDITNDSPHLFYRFIRDTLSMFQGAATSVMPRQNEWHFVEAGRYLERAENLLRLLQSLCHDYAREELSSYPLMLSVLKSVSGYESYRREHADTVNLSSIIKFLMLHESFPRSVNFSFQSLERSLQGIQLEDPDLNLAVQRLAKLAGKVKANLACMDEEDILSGKLEMTLSALRESCNVMGLRMSKVFFPSREEVIA; from the coding sequence ATGGTAATGATGGGACGTACAGCGGAAGCTTTATTCTGGATTGGCAGGTATACGGAGAGAACGGAGAATCACGCGAGGCTAATCGACGTGTATTATCATATTCGCGAGGAGAAAGAGACTAGTAGCGACCAATCGTGGAGCCGATTAATCGATACAATTGGCGATCGTGCCGCATTTACGGAGCAGTACGGGAGCTTCACCGAACAGCATGTCCTCCAGTACATTACACTCGATAAAAATAATTCGAATTCTTTGCTAGCATGCACCAACCATGCTCGCTCTAACCTTCGTAATATTCGCGAGAAAATGCCTGCAGAGCTGTGGGATATCATGAATGGCTTGTATCTCTGGCTAAAAGAAAAAGAAGTACGAGATATCACTAACGATTCGCCTCATTTGTTCTATCGTTTCATTCGCGACACCTTGTCGATGTTTCAAGGAGCAGCCACATCCGTCATGCCGCGTCAAAATGAATGGCACTTCGTGGAAGCCGGCAGATATTTGGAGCGCGCTGAGAACTTGCTGCGCTTACTCCAATCGTTATGTCATGATTACGCTAGGGAAGAGCTCTCTTCTTACCCGCTTATGCTGTCCGTATTGAAATCGGTTAGCGGTTATGAGTCGTATCGCAGGGAACATGCAGACACCGTAAATCTAAGCAGCATTATTAAATTTCTGATGCTTCACGAATCATTTCCACGCTCGGTTAACTTCTCTTTCCAATCCTTGGAGCGTTCCTTGCAGGGCATTCAATTGGAAGACCCCGATTTAAACCTCGCTGTACAAAGACTTGCTAAGCTAGCGGGAAAAGTAAAGGCTAATCTTGCTTGCATGGACGAAGAGGATATTTTATCCGGCAAATTGGAAATGACGTTAAGTGCACTTCGGGAATCCTGTAACGTGATGGGGTTAAGGATGTCAAAAGTCTTTTTTCCCTCCCGGGAAGAGGTCATCGCATGA
- a CDS encoding transglutaminase family protein — protein sequence MKKLEITHITRYSYTHTAQDSVNEVRLTPLTDNRQACYHHAITTEPASAFFTYSDFFHNRVHAFTVNKLHRELTIKMVSTVVTNDNDNIPSSVASPFEEKGMRLSDDFQNEHAEYLLPTSYTGLTPELKAYSDAISDQNIRLYELLRTIYTTIHRDFTYDPSATSVQTTVGEMLQFKRGVCQDYSHFMIAICRDKGIPARYVSGYHFVGDLQGGSTEFTQASHAWVECLIPGTGWFGYDPTNNCEVNWRYIKLGHGRDYNDIVPVKGVYRGAGQQDLEVIVDVKLIE from the coding sequence ATGAAAAAGCTGGAGATTACTCATATCACACGCTATTCCTACACCCATACAGCGCAGGACAGTGTCAATGAAGTTCGTTTAACGCCTCTCACTGATAATCGTCAAGCCTGCTATCATCACGCAATCACCACGGAGCCTGCTTCAGCTTTCTTTACGTATTCGGATTTTTTTCATAATCGTGTACATGCTTTTACCGTCAATAAACTTCATCGCGAGCTAACGATTAAAATGGTGTCCACTGTCGTCACGAACGACAACGATAACATTCCGTCAAGCGTCGCTTCTCCTTTCGAGGAGAAAGGGATGAGACTTAGCGATGACTTCCAAAATGAGCATGCGGAGTACTTGCTGCCAACCAGTTATACGGGTTTAACCCCTGAACTCAAGGCATACTCCGATGCCATTTCTGATCAAAATATCCGTTTATACGAATTACTGCGTACGATCTACACAACGATTCATCGTGATTTCACCTATGATCCCTCAGCCACTTCCGTACAGACCACCGTTGGAGAAATGCTTCAATTTAAGCGCGGTGTTTGCCAGGACTACTCCCATTTTATGATTGCCATTTGCCGAGATAAAGGGATTCCTGCTAGGTATGTTAGCGGTTATCACTTTGTTGGCGATCTGCAAGGAGGCAGCACCGAATTCACCCAAGCCTCCCACGCATGGGTAGAGTGCCTGATCCCGGGAACAGGTTGGTTCGGCTACGACCCTACGAACAACTGCGAGGTCAATTGGCGCTATATTAAGCTCGGACATGGCCGCGACTACAACGATATCGTTCCGGTCAAAGGTGTCTATCGCGGCGCCGGTCAGCAAGATTTGGAAGTCATCGTTGATGTAAAGCTGATTGAGTAA
- a CDS encoding AbrB/MazE/SpoVT family DNA-binding domain-containing protein: MKSTGIVRKVDELGRIVLPIELRRTLHIDIGDAIEVYVDPERITLKKYMPACVFCGNFENMTYFKGKLVCNSCVEEIVV, from the coding sequence ATGAAATCGACGGGAATAGTGAGAAAAGTAGACGAGTTGGGCCGGATTGTTTTGCCGATTGAGCTGCGACGAACACTTCATATCGATATCGGCGACGCGATCGAGGTTTATGTCGATCCGGAGCGCATTACACTTAAGAAGTATATGCCGGCCTGTGTATTCTGCGGTAATTTCGAGAATATGACCTATTTCAAAGGCAAGCTGGTCTGCAACTCCTGCGTAGAAGAAATTGTTGTTTAA
- a CDS encoding peroxiredoxin, whose translation MTQLTVQPSHTFAKIGLPAPSFSLLSTKNMETLEEKITLEDYRGKWLVFFFWPFDFTFVCPTEITAFSDHYEQFLELDCEIVGASVDSVFTHRAWTQTPRDQNGIGPVKFPLVSDFSKETARAYGVLDDESGAAHRGLFIIDPEGVLRYQVVTDMNVGRSVDETLRVLQALQAGGLCPANWKPGDKTL comes from the coding sequence ATGACACAATTAACCGTACAACCCTCACATACTTTTGCTAAAATAGGGCTTCCAGCACCTTCATTTTCCTTGCTATCGACGAAGAATATGGAAACCTTAGAAGAAAAAATAACGCTTGAAGATTATAGAGGAAAATGGCTTGTTTTCTTCTTCTGGCCCTTCGACTTTACGTTCGTGTGTCCAACCGAAATTACAGCTTTCAGCGACCATTACGAGCAGTTCCTTGAACTGGATTGTGAAATTGTTGGCGCATCGGTCGACAGTGTGTTTACACACAGAGCTTGGACTCAAACGCCGCGCGACCAAAACGGCATCGGTCCAGTGAAGTTCCCGCTCGTCAGTGATTTCTCCAAAGAAACAGCACGCGCATATGGCGTGTTAGACGATGAAAGCGGCGCTGCGCATCGCGGATTGTTCATTATCGATCCGGAAGGCGTGCTGCGTTACCAAGTGGTCACGGATATGAATGTTGGTCGCTCTGTAGATGAGACACTTCGTGTGCTTCAAGCGCTTCAGGCTGGCGGACTTTGTCCGGCGAATTGGAAGCCAGGCGATAAAACACTTTAA
- a CDS encoding glutaredoxin family protein, translating to MSNVIVYSSTNCPYCQQLKKYLTEQNVSYEERNIDLNDQFGQELHDLGLMSLPVTVIGEHKILGLNVTKLKKALAEIAS from the coding sequence ATGTCGAATGTCATTGTTTATTCAAGTACAAATTGCCCTTATTGCCAACAGTTGAAAAAGTATTTAACGGAACAAAATGTCTCCTACGAAGAAAGAAACATTGATCTGAATGATCAATTCGGGCAAGAGCTTCACGATTTAGGCTTGATGTCTTTGCCTGTGACGGTCATTGGTGAACACAAAATTTTGGGCCTTAACGTTACCAAACTCAAAAAAGCTTTGGCTGAAATCGCAAGCTAA
- a CDS encoding NAD(P)/FAD-dependent oxidoreductase: MYDVIIIGAGPAGASAAIYTARGNLKTLVIDKAPNTGALAITHKIANYPGVIGELSGKDLLDTMREQAKGFGAEFIQTTITAVDVEGDTKYVFTADGIYEGKSIVIATGSKGRNRMLPGEENLLGRGVSTCATCDGAFFDGKTVAVIGDSEEALEEAQALSKFTDKIYFIVPRPELQGVHNVPELPRTDFLYKAKPLEVLGDKHVEGLRIRTSSGAEEIIQVDGVFVFLSGSKPGTDFLQDQVPLDAEGFMILDSSMQSPVAGVFGAGEVRRTPVKQAVVAAADGAIAAMAVDKFINKRAQLIPQYK, translated from the coding sequence ATGTATGATGTCATAATTATTGGAGCTGGACCGGCGGGAGCTTCAGCTGCTATCTATACAGCAAGAGGAAATCTGAAGACACTAGTGATTGACAAGGCACCGAATACAGGAGCATTGGCCATCACTCACAAAATTGCGAATTACCCGGGTGTCATTGGGGAGTTATCAGGTAAGGATTTACTCGATACGATGAGGGAGCAAGCCAAGGGTTTTGGGGCGGAGTTCATCCAAACAACGATTACAGCTGTAGATGTGGAAGGCGATACGAAATATGTATTTACGGCTGACGGAATCTATGAGGGCAAATCGATTGTTATCGCGACGGGTTCCAAAGGACGCAACCGTATGCTGCCAGGGGAGGAAAACTTGTTAGGGCGCGGCGTTAGTACATGTGCAACGTGTGATGGAGCCTTTTTCGATGGAAAAACGGTCGCTGTCATTGGTGATTCAGAGGAAGCCTTGGAAGAAGCGCAAGCGTTAAGCAAATTTACGGATAAAATATACTTCATAGTTCCACGGCCTGAACTGCAGGGCGTTCACAACGTTCCAGAATTGCCGCGTACTGACTTTCTCTACAAAGCCAAACCGCTTGAAGTGCTTGGAGACAAGCATGTAGAGGGGCTTAGGATACGCACGAGTTCTGGTGCAGAGGAAATAATCCAAGTGGATGGTGTGTTTGTCTTCCTATCCGGCAGTAAACCAGGCACAGATTTCCTACAAGATCAGGTTCCGTTGGACGCGGAAGGTTTTATGATTCTGGATAGCTCGATGCAATCACCAGTTGCAGGTGTATTCGGGGCTGGAGAAGTTAGACGCACACCGGTGAAGCAAGCGGTTGTCGCAGCTGCTGATGGAGCCATCGCGGCCATGGCGGTTGATAAATTTATTAATAAACGGGCTCAGCTGATCCCGCAATACAAATAA
- a CDS encoding spore germination protein: MEQSIPVDVNENVTINYEALQHIFHHCEDIVFRPLKFTDHSDILLVYIAEMTDSDKLEQIISACMISRDFDRLTQYKSVYHLSEIVAKVLKGSTAIFLDGKPFAYLADLTDFKQRAINEPSNEASIRGPREGFTEDLKTNLSMIRRKISHPKLKFEKHQAGELTNTEFVVAYIEEQVKPELLQEVRRRLHTFQTNQLLDSGYIEEFIEDKTFSLFPQIQNTERPDTVSASLLAGRVAIIVDGSPNALLLPMTFWAGFQAAEDHYERFLYVSAVRLIRFLLAIMSCLLPSVYVALTTFHPQMIPLALMLSISVSREGIPFPTVIETLLMELMFEGLREAGLRLPKAIGSAVSIVGALVIGEAAVQAGFISAPIVMIVAGTGIASFAFPSYSLALPFRILRFPLLMLGGFLGLYGVAIGIMFVMIHLVSLKSFGVPYLKQVAPIGREFWKDTLIRMNKRYASEQRRQ, encoded by the coding sequence ATGGAGCAAAGCATTCCAGTGGATGTGAATGAAAATGTTACGATCAATTACGAAGCGTTACAACATATATTTCACCATTGTGAAGATATCGTATTTAGACCGTTAAAATTTACGGATCACTCAGATATTTTACTCGTTTATATTGCAGAGATGACAGACTCGGATAAACTGGAACAGATTATATCGGCATGTATGATTAGTCGCGATTTTGATCGACTGACACAGTATAAAAGTGTTTATCACTTATCGGAAATTGTAGCAAAAGTATTGAAAGGCAGTACGGCCATTTTTTTAGACGGTAAGCCTTTTGCGTATTTAGCAGATCTGACCGATTTCAAACAACGCGCGATTAATGAACCATCCAATGAGGCATCTATTCGCGGTCCGCGTGAAGGATTTACCGAAGACTTAAAAACAAACTTAAGCATGATTCGAAGAAAAATAAGTCATCCCAAACTAAAGTTCGAAAAGCATCAAGCAGGAGAACTGACCAATACGGAGTTTGTCGTTGCGTATATCGAAGAGCAGGTCAAACCAGAGTTGCTTCAAGAAGTCCGAAGAAGACTTCATACTTTTCAAACGAATCAATTGCTGGACTCGGGATATATAGAAGAATTTATTGAGGACAAGACCTTTTCTCTATTCCCGCAAATCCAAAATACGGAACGTCCGGACACCGTATCTGCGAGTCTATTGGCAGGCAGAGTAGCCATTATCGTCGACGGCTCTCCGAACGCTTTATTGTTGCCTATGACATTTTGGGCAGGTTTTCAAGCAGCGGAAGACCATTATGAACGCTTTTTATATGTCTCGGCAGTCAGACTTATACGTTTCCTGCTGGCAATTATGTCTTGCTTACTTCCTTCCGTATATGTTGCGCTTACGACGTTCCATCCACAGATGATTCCGCTTGCGTTGATGCTCAGTATTTCAGTATCGAGAGAAGGTATTCCGTTTCCAACCGTAATCGAAACATTGTTGATGGAACTGATGTTCGAAGGATTGCGGGAAGCTGGTCTTCGGTTGCCTAAAGCAATCGGTTCAGCAGTAAGTATTGTAGGGGCGCTGGTTATTGGGGAAGCGGCTGTCCAAGCTGGATTTATCTCTGCTCCTATCGTGATGATCGTTGCCGGTACCGGAATTGCCTCGTTTGCTTTTCCGAGTTATAGTTTGGCATTGCCGTTTCGAATTCTACGGTTTCCACTTCTGATGTTAGGTGGATTCCTAGGTCTGTATGGTGTCGCCATCGGGATCATGTTCGTCATGATTCATCTTGTGTCGCTGAAGTCATTCGGCGTCCCTTATTTAAAACAGGTAGCGCCTATTGGACGAGAATTCTGGAAAGATACGCTTATACGAATGAATAAACGATACGCATCGGAGCAACGAAGACAATGA
- a CDS encoding Ger(x)C family spore germination protein, with the protein MSLILWIALTMLISGCWDRNEINDYAFWIGTALDLSESGKLQKSAQVAVPANFKSTKGGGGSEQRANIVLTATGTSIVDLTQQIQDKLPRRVFLGQRRSIFIGEKLAKKGLVDIMDQFTRNTDTRMRTDIFVVNNGEGKDILKINSPFNQFSAIVAVDQDRFCRLGDTALRDVLLDVGRDGIRPSMPMVEISPNSEQEKHEIIEVKSVAIFNKDLQMVGKVSGRESLEMFWVKGVLKDQFLTEETEEGSISLYESNLKRSIRTEFKDNKLKAYVKLEGTGRVLENNTNTDISVTAERTPLERKLNEIKAKKVEATIKKMQLQYGQDVFGIGEEIHKEHPYRWKELRNSWDQIFPTVEVSVNVKLKIQNMGNIGKRIPGIGERT; encoded by the coding sequence ATGAGTTTAATCCTGTGGATTGCACTGACAATGTTAATTTCTGGATGTTGGGACAGGAATGAAATTAATGATTACGCTTTCTGGATTGGAACTGCTCTTGATTTATCAGAGAGCGGAAAACTTCAAAAAAGCGCTCAGGTTGCAGTGCCCGCTAATTTCAAGAGCACCAAAGGGGGAGGGGGAAGCGAGCAAAGAGCAAATATTGTACTTACAGCGACCGGAACTTCAATCGTAGACTTGACACAACAAATTCAAGACAAACTACCCCGGAGGGTTTTTCTTGGACAACGCAGGTCCATTTTCATCGGAGAAAAGCTAGCGAAAAAAGGATTAGTTGATATTATGGATCAATTTACACGAAATACGGATACGCGTATGCGTACGGATATATTTGTTGTGAATAATGGAGAAGGAAAAGATATATTAAAAATCAACAGTCCGTTTAATCAATTCTCAGCGATCGTAGCCGTTGATCAAGACCGATTTTGCCGTTTAGGGGATACTGCCTTACGAGATGTCTTACTCGATGTAGGACGAGATGGCATCCGGCCTTCCATGCCGATGGTTGAGATTTCACCGAATAGTGAACAAGAGAAACATGAAATAATCGAAGTTAAATCCGTTGCTATCTTTAATAAAGACTTGCAAATGGTCGGGAAAGTGAGCGGGAGAGAATCCCTGGAAATGTTTTGGGTTAAAGGTGTGTTAAAAGATCAATTTCTTACTGAAGAAACGGAGGAAGGCAGCATATCGTTATACGAATCCAATTTAAAAAGATCCATTCGCACAGAATTTAAAGATAATAAACTTAAAGCCTACGTGAAGCTAGAGGGAACAGGAAGAGTCCTTGAAAACAACACGAATACGGATATTTCCGTAACCGCAGAACGAACGCCGTTAGAACGTAAGCTTAATGAAATCAAAGCAAAGAAAGTAGAAGCAACCATTAAGAAAATGCAGCTTCAATATGGTCAGGATGTGTTTGGAATCGGAGAAGAAATTCACAAAGAACACCCTTACCGATGGAAAGAACTTCGTAACAGCTGGGATCAAATATTCCCGACAGTTGAAGTATCGGTTAATGTCAAATTGAAAATTCAGAATATGGGGAATATTGGAAAACGCATCCCGGGAATAGGAGAAAGAACGTGA
- a CDS encoding GerAB/ArcD/ProY family transporter, which produces MKISPWQLFWMLTTLEISMSIWLTVSPSIEIAKQDAWISLAVAGAIGLVVTLILVRVCQRHSSHTLVEFAQKLFGKWVGKLIGALYILMWFSVSADILRIFSLFIKQFLFHDTPIWVIAALMVAAMVYINYAGSIEGIARFSEMAGPLLLVGIVITFGLNLTNLHPALLLPIYADSGVIAILKGSLVNASFLGESMMIMMLVPFIANSEKMLKPTLLAICIPSLIAVLTAIFVIMTFGTNIGSTLIFPYFSMVRFINYLEFIQNMDVWIMFIWIFSVFVKLAIYLFINSYGTAQLIGIKNWRVMIGFAATAIFTISLVPANVIGLLDYAKFVWIIYIFPIFIVGLPIIFLLVSKVRGKSLAHE; this is translated from the coding sequence GTGAAAATCTCGCCTTGGCAGTTGTTTTGGATGCTCACAACGTTAGAAATTTCAATGAGTATTTGGCTTACTGTATCTCCATCGATCGAGATTGCTAAACAAGACGCATGGATCTCTCTAGCGGTGGCAGGTGCAATTGGACTAGTTGTGACATTGATTTTAGTGCGAGTTTGTCAACGGCATTCTTCACACACACTGGTGGAGTTTGCACAAAAGCTTTTTGGGAAGTGGGTCGGAAAGCTAATTGGTGCGTTGTATATTTTGATGTGGTTTTCAGTATCAGCAGATATACTGAGAATATTCTCCTTATTTATTAAGCAATTTCTTTTTCACGATACTCCGATTTGGGTCATAGCAGCTCTTATGGTCGCTGCTATGGTTTACATAAACTACGCAGGAAGTATCGAAGGTATTGCTCGCTTCAGTGAAATGGCAGGACCATTGCTTCTGGTCGGCATTGTCATTACTTTTGGATTAAATTTAACGAATCTGCACCCAGCGCTTCTTTTACCGATATATGCAGACTCTGGGGTAATAGCTATATTGAAGGGGTCATTGGTGAATGCATCATTTCTAGGAGAGTCCATGATGATCATGATGTTAGTGCCTTTTATTGCGAATTCTGAAAAGATGCTTAAGCCCACACTACTAGCGATCTGCATTCCATCCTTGATTGCCGTACTTACGGCAATTTTTGTAATTATGACATTCGGAACAAATATCGGATCAACCTTAATTTTTCCGTATTTTAGTATGGTTCGATTTATTAATTATCTAGAATTTATTCAAAACATGGATGTCTGGATTATGTTCATCTGGATTTTCAGTGTATTCGTAAAGTTAGCCATTTACTTGTTCATCAACAGTTATGGAACTGCACAATTGATTGGCATCAAGAACTGGCGGGTAATGATTGGATTTGCTGCAACCGCCATTTTCACTATTTCCTTAGTGCCTGCAAACGTCATAGGTCTGTTGGATTATGCGAAATTCGTATGGATTATTTACATTTTTCCAATTTTCATCGTTGGACTACCGATTATTTTTTTGCTCGTTAGTAAAGTAAGAGGCAAATCACTCGCACATGAATAG
- a CDS encoding glycosyltransferase: MSDQPVRILHHISDMNRGEAQSFIMNVYRHLDRSKIQFDFVVHTHNPSDYDEEIRAFGGRIFILQRPRAGWMGYIYELKSTIQQHGPFHALHNHTYEASVLTLLTSKLYGIDIRIAHYHSTSDFTYSSSTTKISRWLKRNMIRRIATSWVSSSITISQALFGYQWVKDKRGRMVRNGIDVGRFASRLQKPMTLREQLHIPPNEPIIGHIGRFSAAKNHTFLIEIFEELLYRVPNARLILVGDGALRPQILALIEQKGIQNRVHLLGLRDDISELLQEFDVMVLPSFKDGLPMVLIEAQAAGVPCVVSDVFPEEADLRAGFFAFVCLKQDIAVWVQWLMRALRSDPVPVDERIRAIRLAGYDIKEVALELEDVYAFQ, translated from the coding sequence TTGAGCGATCAACCCGTTCGGATCTTACATCATATTAGTGATATGAATCGTGGAGAAGCGCAGAGCTTTATTATGAACGTGTATCGGCACTTGGATCGATCAAAGATTCAATTTGATTTTGTTGTCCACACACATAATCCTTCTGATTACGATGAAGAAATACGAGCATTTGGTGGAAGGATATTCATCCTGCAGAGACCTAGAGCGGGCTGGATGGGTTACATATATGAGTTAAAGTCGACGATTCAACAACACGGCCCCTTCCATGCTTTACATAATCATACATATGAAGCTAGTGTCTTAACTTTGTTAACATCAAAGCTGTATGGCATTGATATTCGTATTGCGCATTATCACAGTACAAGTGATTTTACATACTCTTCTTCAACGACTAAGATATCTCGATGGCTAAAAAGGAACATGATAAGGCGAATTGCCACCAGCTGGGTAAGCAGCTCGATCACGATAAGTCAGGCGTTATTCGGGTATCAATGGGTTAAAGATAAACGCGGCAGAATGGTGCGTAATGGGATCGATGTCGGTCGATTTGCAAGTAGATTACAGAAACCCATGACGCTCCGCGAGCAGTTGCATATTCCACCCAATGAACCAATTATTGGTCATATTGGACGGTTTAGCGCAGCAAAGAATCATACATTTCTGATTGAGATTTTTGAAGAGCTGCTGTACCGTGTGCCGAATGCGAGGCTTATTTTGGTGGGGGATGGTGCATTGCGGCCTCAGATTCTAGCATTGATCGAGCAAAAAGGAATCCAAAATCGCGTTCATCTACTAGGACTGCGAGACGATATTTCTGAGCTCCTTCAGGAATTTGATGTCATGGTTCTTCCTTCATTCAAAGATGGTTTGCCTATGGTTTTGATAGAAGCGCAAGCCGCAGGAGTCCCCTGCGTGGTATCCGATGTTTTTCCGGAAGAAGCGGATCTGAGGGCAGGCTTTTTCGCATTCGTGTGTTTGAAACAAGACATTGCTGTATGGGTGCAGTGGTTAATGAGGGCATTGCGCAGCGATCCTGTCCCGGTGGATGAGCGAATCCGAGCGATTCGACTAGCCGGCTATGATATTAAAGAGGTGGCTCTGGAATTAGAAGACGTTTATGCGTTCCAATAG